Within Desulfurobacterium thermolithotrophum DSM 11699, the genomic segment AATCTGAGATTAGGCTTAAATGCAAAGAGCTTTTAGAATCTGATGAAATTTACAGGTTTAGAGGACTGATAGAGAGTATTTTTGGAGAAGTTAAGCAGGATGTTGGAAGTTACGAGAGAACAAAGAGCTTTCATATAGCTCAACTGTTTGTTTTAGCTAAGTTTATCCTCTTTAACATGGGAGTTTTGTTCTTTGTCTGGATGATTTTTCAAACACTCTCGAGAGAAACTTGATTCTACGTTTTCTATTTTCTACAATTTTGAAGAATATAGTTTAGAGAAATTCATTTTTCCTGAATCGTGTGTTCCAAAATATCCAAAATATGATTTTATTTCTATTGATGAGCTAACAAAGGAGAGTAAAAGAATATACTTAGTTTCAGAAACATTTGACTTCTGGTATAGGGGAGAGCGACTTTCCTTTCGGTATATACCTGTTTTTGAAGGGGCAGTTTTTAAAGGTTATTCCTTTTTTGGAAACGTTGTATTTCATAAGGGAGTCCTTTTTAATGGTGTAGAATTCTGTGATGTGGCTGATTTCAGGGAAACAGTTTTTGAAAACCATGCTGTTTTTGAGGAAGCAGTTTTCAAAAATGAAGCTACTTTCTGGAAAGCTCGTTTTCACAAAGGGGTAAGTTTTGAGTCAGTAACTTTCAAGGATGAGATTGATTTTGCTGAGATAACCTTTAAAGAAGAAGCCGTTTTTAGAAAAGCAGATTTTAAAAATAGGGTTTATTTTAAAGTCACTAATGAAAGTTTGCCTTTTGTTTTTAATCTTTCTGGTATTAAGCTCTCCAAGAGTAGTTACATAGAAGTAAGAAATCTCAGAACTCTTAAACTTGCATTGAATAACGTTAATAATACAACTGATAATTTTCTATTTTTTGATATGAAAATCGAAAAATTTAAGGACTTAGAGGAAAACCGAAGAAGAAATTTAAGGAGAGAGAACTATCTACCGAACATAGAGATAAAGAGTTCCATACTTAACAATATGAAGTTTATAAACTGTGATTTCTCGGAGGCAGAGCAGATAAAGATAGAGAACAGCTCCTTAACAGAAACGGAATTTATAAATGTTGATTGGGGGGGAATTTCAGAAAAAAGGATATGTCCGAAACTGTTTGAGGGTTCACCTGAAGAAGTGGAGAAGGCAAGAGACGTTTATAGGCAGTTGAAGTTGGCTTTGGATAATCAAAAAGACCATATAAATGCCAATGAATTTTATTCTCTTGAAATGAAGGCTTATGAAAGAGTCTTACAGGAAAAACCCTGGAGAACACATTTTCAGAAAAAGCTTGTTTTTTCAATTCATAAGTTTGCTTCTAACTTTGGACAGAGCTGGTTAAGACCACTGATTTTGTTAATTCTACTAACAATTGGAGAAATGGGAGCTCAACTCGACTTTAAGTCCTTCGTTGATAAGTGTTTCTACTTTTTGATTCCATATCCTCTTATTGTTCCATCTTTATCACTTCTATTGCTGATATTCAAAAAACGGGAAAATCTTTTGCTATGGGGAATAAGTGTAATTTTTGCTTTATCTGGTTTTATTGCTTTCAATGAAGCTTTACCCTGCATTTCCTCTCCACCGGACAACTGGCAACTTACCCTTAAAATACTCTTAGAAAATTTTGCCGAAACTTTAAACATTTTCAGCCTTTTCAGAAACAATCAGGTGATAAATATAAAGTTTCTACATACCCTCTACTCCATAGCAATTGCCTTCCTTACCTACCAGATGATCGTTGCAATCAGAAGACAGGTTAGAAGATAAAAAAAGGTGGGCTTAGAGCCCACCCTGTGTTTTTCATCACTTGTTAACCGTTACTATTCACTTCAAAGACATTGCGACGATTATCTGTAGCATAATTCCTACAAACAGCGTAAGTGCAAAAACTGGCCAGATGAGGGTTTTCAGAAGCTGACTCTCGTCTTTTCCTTTAAGTCCAACAAGAGCTGCTGCATTTGTGATCTTTGAAGGAGTGATTGCACTTGCTATTCCTCCAGCTACTGCGTGAGCTCCATAGACAGCCATAAATGCATGAGCTCCAATCGTTGACACAACTGCGCCATACTGGATCTTTGCAAATAGAACGTTTGATGCTGTTTCACTTCCACCGACAAAAGCTCCTAAAAGTCCTAAGAATGGAGCAACTATTGGGTAGAAACTTCCAAAGAGATCAGCAATTGTCCTGCCAATGATTAAATCCATGTTCATAGCCTTAAAGTTTGCACCTGGCATGAGTTTGCCGTTGACAATCTCCATTCCAGACCATGCCATTATGAAGGCAACTGCAAAGAAGAGAGAGTACGCGATAAACGGTCCCCAAACCCTCTTTATCCATACATTAAAAGCTCTTGAGAGTTGTTCGCCAGAAGGTTTTAGGATTGGCAGAGAAATAATAACAGCAACTAAAATCCAGAAATAGACGTGTGAAAGAATGTTCAGGTCTATCTTCTTGCCACCAACAATGTGAATAACCTCAGCAGAGCCAAGGAGATTGGCTAAGAACTTTTTCACAGGCGGGTAGTTTGTTACAAGGGAAAAAATAAAGAGAAGAAGCCATGGAGAGATGGCTTTTATGAATGCAGCGTCAATTTTTAGCTTTCCTTCGCCGTTCTTCCTGTAAAGGAAATATGAAACCAACATTGTGAAGAAACCAGAAATAATTCCTATAACCTCAACAGGAAGAATTCCGATAAAGGCCAAGAAGAGTGCGGTCAATGATAGAACAAGTCCTGCAACTGTAGCTCCAGCCCAGTGTTTCTTTAATGCTTCCCACTTTCCAACAAAGTAAAGCATCATGAATGCAAATCCAACGGAAACAACTGGCAGGAAGAGTGTAATGTGTCGAGTAAATGACCAGATGAAGTGTTCAACGTTTTCAATTCCTGGCGGTCTGATCCCAAAAGGTCCCCATGCAACGTGGGCGGGAAGTGTGATTGGAATAGAGAGAAGCGCAAAAGAGGTCAGAGGGTCGTAACAAAGAATTGAAATTGCAACAGCTGCAAGAGGTGTAAACCCAAGAGCAACAAAGACAGGAGGAAAGAGTGCTGGAGTTACAACCCCTAAGGAGGTTGCAAGAGAACCGAATCCCATTCCAATAAACAGAGTTTGCTGAATCTTATCCTTTGTTATGGATAGAATTGTTTTTACTATTTCATCGAGAGCTCCTGCCTCTTTCATTATGAATATCATGAGCATCGTAAATGCAACGGCAAATGTAATTGCAAAAGCCTTAACTATTCCGTAAATGCTTGCACCAATGACAACGACCATTGGTGTTTTGAAGTAAAGAAAGGCGACTAAAGCTGCTGTTATCCAACCGACAACGGACATAAAGACACCCGAACGGGAGAAGAAGAGCATACCCGCAAGAACGATCAGAATTGGAATGATTGCCATCAGGAAATCCATCCCATCCTCCCTATTCGTAGAATTTCACAGCCTCTACAAGGTTTTGACCGTTTTCCATCAGTACTTCTATTGCTCTGTCAAATTCTTCGTTTTTCACCTTGAAAAAGAGAATTGCCTTATTTGAAGTTCCTGCATAGGCATAAGTGTATTCAACGTCTATCTCGTTGTCTGCAAGTACCTTAACAACCCTGTAGAATCCTCCAGGTCTATCCTCAACCTCGACAGCAAAAACCTCTGTCTCGTTTGCGGCAAATCCTTTTGAAACAAGTATGGCTTTTGCTTTTTCAGGGTTGTCAACTACAAGTCTCAAGATTCCAAATTCTGAAGAGTCTGCAAGAAAAAGAGCTCTTATGTTTATGTCAGCATCAAGAAATGCTTTTGTAACGTCAACAAGCCTCCCCCGCCGGTTTTCAAGGAAAACCGAGATCTGCTTAACAGCATACTTTGTTCTCATTTTATCCCCCTACAGGTTTAGTTCTCTTCTGTCAATTATTCTCTTTGCTTTGCCCATGCTTCTTTCAAGGGTCTTCGGCTCAACAAGCTTTACTTTTGCATTTATGAATAGGTTGTTGAGGAGTTCCACCTCTAACTTCTTCTTAAGGTTTTCAAGAGTTCCAACTCCATCTGTTAGCATCCTTTCATCAACCTCAACCCAAACTTCGAGTTTGTCCAGGACTCCCTTTTTATCAACAACAATTACGTAGTTTGGTGTCACACCTTCAACTTTTGTTATCACATGCTCAACCTGAGATGGGAAGACGTTTACACCGTTAACAATTAGCATATCGTCTGCCCTTCCCTTTATGCCCTCTATCCAGACTAAGGTTCTTCCACACTTACAGGGTTCTCTATGGATAACTGTAATGTCCTTTGTTCTGTAGCGAATCATTGGAAGGGCCTGTTTGGTAAGTGTTGTAATTACGAGTTCTCCTTCCTCTCCCTCAGGGAGAACCTTTCCAGTTTCCGGGTCTATGACTTCCGGAATGAAGTGATCCTCGAACACATGAAGAGAACCATGTTCGCACGTTGCAGCAACTCCGGGACCGATTATCTCTGAAAGTCCATAAGCTTCAACGTATTGAATGCCCCAGCTTTCTGCTACTGCCTTTTTTAGTCCTGGAGATGCAGGTTCTGCACCGAAAAATCCTGCCCTAAGCTTAAAGTCTTTCTGAATGTCATATCCTTCTTCCTTAGCTACTTCTGAAAGATGAAGTGCAAATGACGGTGTACAGCAGAGGATTGTTGCTCCAAAATCTTTCATTAGCATCAACTGTCTCTTTGTAAATCCTCCACTTGCAGGAACAACTGAAGCTCCCAAAGCCTCTGCGCCGTAGTGGAATCCAAGTCCTCCTGTAAAAAGCCCATAACCATAAGCGTTGTGAACGACATCTTTTTCGTTTACATCTGCCATAAGGAATGTTCTGACCATTACTTCTGTCCATATCTTCAAATCGTGCTCTGTATAACCAACAACAGTTGGTTTTCCTGTTGTTCCGGATGAGGAGTGGATTCTGACAACCTGTTCAAGAGGAACTGCGAAAAGACCAAATGGGTAGTGCTCCCTTAAATCTTGTTTTGTTGTAAAGGGTAGCCGTTTCAGATCATCAAGACTCTTAATGTCAGAGGGTCTTACACCGGCCTCTTCAAATTTCTTTCTGTAGAAAGGAACCAAATGATAAACCCTTTCTACAGTTTCTTTAAGTCTTTTTAGCTGAAGTGCTTGGAGTTCCTCTTTGGGGATGTAATCCTTCTTTTTTAGGGTCATTCCCTACCTCCTAAATTTTTAAAGAAGTAGAAATATTTTATACAATAATTTAACATTTATTGAAGGAGTTGTGAGGGGAGATATGTTTCAGAGAAGACTTGAAACGCTGGACAGGGAGTTAATTGAAAAGATCCAGCTTGACAGGCTTAAAAAAACTTTAAGAAGGATAAAAGAGAAAAACAAAAAGTACTGGAAAAAGATAGGGAGCCCTGAGCCCGAAGATATAAAAAGCCTCGAAGACCTCAAGAAACTCCCTTTTCTGACGAAGGAAGATTTAAGACAGAACTATCCTTTTGGCCTTGCCTGTGGAGACCAGTGTGAGTTTATAAGGTTTCACATGTCCTCTGGAACTACAGGAACCCCCGTAGTTAACCCATACACCCCTGCCGATGTTGAGCAGTGGGGAGAAATAATGGCAAGGTGTCTCTCTGCTGCTGGTCTTACCTATAAAGATGTTCTTCAGATTACTCCATCTTTTGGACTTTTTAATGGCGGATTCGGTTTTCACTATGGAGCAGAGAAGATCGGCTGTTTTGTTGTTCCAATAGGCCCCGGAAGAACACTTCTTCAGTTGAAATTCCTGAAAGATTTTAAAACCACTGCTATTGTTGGAATAGCCTCCTATCCTCTAAGGCTTATTGAAGTTGCAAAGGAAGAAGGTTTTGATTTTAAAGAGACCAATTTGAGAATTGGTATTTTCGGTGCAGAGGTCTGGAGCGAGGAGATACGCCGATACATTGAAAGGGAGATGGGAATTGAGAGCTTTGACATTATAGGGATGACAGAGACTGGGGGAGTTGGACTCGGAATAGACTGTAAAGCCCATAACGGTATTCACGTTTGGGAAGACCACTACATTGTTGAGATAGTTGATCCTGAAACAGGAGAAGTTCTGCCAGATGGTGAAGAGGGAGAGCTGGTTGTTACGACTCTAACCCGTGAAGGATTGCCACTCATTAGGTATAGGACGAGGGATATAACAAAGGTTATTTCAAGAGAAAGATGCGATTGCGGAAGAACCCATTTGAGACTCGCAAGAATAAAAGGAAGAACTGATGATATGCTGAAAGTCAAAGGTGTCTGTTTCTACCCGAGGCAGATAGAAGAGGTGATAATGAAGTATCCGGAAGTTCTACCCAACTATCAAATAATAATTGGTAAAGTTGAAGGGAAAGATGTGGTTGAAGTTGTTATTGAAGCAGACAGACAGGATCAGTATCTAAAAGAGAGAATAGAAGAGGAGATTTACAGTCTTTTAGGACTTCATATTGAAGTAACTCTTAAAAGGAGAGGAGAGATACCCAGAAGCGAAGGAAAAGCTGTAAGAGTTAAGAAGTTCACTTAGGAGGAGGGCTATGAGAAGAGCACTACTGCTTGGAACTGTCTTTGTTCTTTCATCAAGTCTACCTTCCTTAGCTGCAAGCGACTATGAAGTTCAGCAGTTAAGGGAAATGATTGAACAGATGAGGAGTGAGCTCCAGCAAGTCAAGGAAGAGAACAGGAAACTAAGAGAGGAAATCCGATCCATCAAAGGTAGAGCAACTTCTTTTAAAACTGCCGGAGCTCCATCTTTTAAAAGTAAGTCTGGAAAGAGTGTAGATTTCTACGGTTACTTCAAGATTGACGCAGCTTACTCAGATTCAAAGGCTGTGGGTAAAGACTTTATACTGTGGGCTTTACCAGAAACAACAAATTCAAACGACGATGATTTTAACCTGACCTTCAAACACAGTAGATTTGGTTTTGATATTAAAACCAAGGAAAGTGATTACGATATTCTTGGAAAAATTGAGCTTGATTTTTACAGAACAGAAACCAATGATATAGAAAATACAGACCCGAACAAACAGGTTGTTAGAGTTAGAAGAGCATTTGTTGAATTAAAGAAAGATTCCTGGTCTGTTTTAGCCGGTCTTGAATGGATGCTTCTCACTCAACTTTATCCCCATCTTTCAAACTTCCCGTCTGGAGCCTTTATGGGAAATATAGGATATAGAATTCCGCAGATCAGATTAACTAAGTGGATCGAAACAGAATCAGGAAAAATTACGCTGCAAGCAGCTATTGATAGGGAATTTGGACAGACAACTACTCCTTGGTACGATACAGGATCAGATTCTGGCTTGCCAGATTTCCAGGGAAGGGTTGTGTATGATACAAGCGTAAATGACGCTAAGATTCATTTTGGGCTGATAGGGCACGTAGGAAAAGAGCAGATTGATCTTGCAGATGGAGGAGATAAGAATTTAGATACTTATTCCTATGGATTTGAATATAAACTGGGATACGGACGATTTGAACTTTCAGGAAAAATCTGGAAAGGAAGGAATCTTGATGGCTGGTATACAGGAGGCGTAGCTCAGGGAGTTCTTTACGTTTATGATGATGGATACTTTGATACTAAATACGTAACAGTAGATCCTAATAATGGAAGCAAAATTAAAGTTGCAAATGCTAAAGAAATAGATGCTCAGGGTGGTTGGATAGAATTAACTACAAGAATTTCTCCTAAACTTATCTGGAGAATTGGAGCGGGTATTGATGACCCTGATAATGATGACCTCAAGTATAACGGTCAGTATGTAGAAGGTGCTCGTTTAAAGAATACCATGTACTATACAAATGCTTTTTATAAGCTAACTCCTTCCATTGGTTTGATGGGAGAGTATTTAAGAGTAAAAACAGACTATTCAACTACCGACGGCACAGTCAACCGTTACCAGGGAAGCATTCTCTACTTCTTCTAATCTGATCATCCTGAATCCCCCCTGTAAAACTTTCCTCCTTTCTGGAGGCAGGGGGGGATTTTTATTATTGATATTCTGTCATAAATTTGTTTTATTTTTCTTTGCCAGTCGTTACCTGTTACTCGTTACTTAATTACTTTGTCTTCTCGGGGCGGTTTATGAAATTAATTTTTCTCGAGGAAGTGGATTCAACAAACGAATATCTTAAGCGTGTGGAATTTTGCCACGGTCTTTGCGTAGTTGCAGAAAAACAAACAGGCGGAAAGGGAAGAAGGGGGAAAAAATGGATTTCTGAAAAAGGAAAAGGACTTTATGTTTCTTTTATGTTTTCTCCTATAAGCTATCAAATAGCTTCTCTTTCAAGTCTTGCTTTTGGAGTAGCAGTTTTAAATGTTTTAAAGACTTTAGACAAAAGGTTTTATTTAAAGTGGCCTAATGATATCTACATAAACGGAAAGAAAATTTCTGGAATTTTACCTGAGCTCCTTTCAGATCGCCTTATAATCGGTATCGGTATAAATCTTAACTATACAAGAGATGAACTTTCTTCTCTTGAAGTTCCTGCAACTTCTTTATTTGCTGAAAAAATTCCATTTGATAAACATAGTATCTTAGATAAGTTAATCCTCGAAGTAGAAAATTACTACGAGCTTTTAAAAAAGAAAGCTTTCAACGTAAAGGAATTTGAGAAAAACTGTCCCTTAATAGGAAAAGAAGTTTCCGTAATCGAAGAACACAAACAATTTAATGGAATAGCTCTGGGAATAGATACTAATGGTTGCCTTGTGGTTGAAGTGGAGGGAAAAATAAGAAGGTTATTTTCAGGAAATGTAAGCATTAGACTGTAAAAGAGAAAATCGTATAATACATCTTGCTTTAATTTAAGAGGCTGTAGGAGAGAGGAATGAAAAGCTTAAAGTACAGAATAGCTCTTGTTTTGTTAGTTCTCTTAGGCTCAATCTACGTTATGTTTACAAAACCTGTAACTCTTGGTCTTGATCTTCAAGGTGGAACTCATCTTGTTCTTCAGATAGATGTAAAAAAAGCAATAGAAGATGAAGTTTCTACTGCCTTAAGAGAAATAAAAAACAAGTTTGAGAAGGAAAACATACCACTTCTATCTGCAAAAAGAGAAGAAAAGAAAATAGAGCTCGTTCTTTTAGAAAAGAGCTCTGTTCAAAAAGCAGTAGAACTTGTTAAAGAAGACTACGGAAATATGTTTGATGTAAAAGTAGAAGGTGAAAAGCTAATTCTTACCCTTAAACCTTCTTACATTTCTAAGGAAATAGACAGACTTGCAGAACAAGCTCTTGAAACAATAAGAAATAGAATTGATGAGCTTGGAGTTGCAGAACCTGTAATAGTTAGAAACGGCAAGGATAGAATAATTGTAGAGCTCCCAGGTATAAAAGATCCAGAGAGAGCTAAAAAAGTTATAGGAAAAGTTGCAAAGCTTGAATTTAAAGAAGTTGTTGATACGGCACAGACACCAGATGA encodes:
- a CDS encoding pentapeptide repeat-containing protein, with the translated sequence MPVFEGAVFKGYSFFGNVVFHKGVLFNGVEFCDVADFRETVFENHAVFEEAVFKNEATFWKARFHKGVSFESVTFKDEIDFAEITFKEEAVFRKADFKNRVYFKVTNESLPFVFNLSGIKLSKSSYIEVRNLRTLKLALNNVNNTTDNFLFFDMKIEKFKDLEENRRRNLRRENYLPNIEIKSSILNNMKFINCDFSEAEQIKIENSSLTETEFINVDWGGISEKRICPKLFEGSPEEVEKARDVYRQLKLALDNQKDHINANEFYSLEMKAYERVLQEKPWRTHFQKKLVFSIHKFASNFGQSWLRPLILLILLTIGEMGAQLDFKSFVDKCFYFLIPYPLIVPSLSLLLLIFKKRENLLLWGISVIFALSGFIAFNEALPCISSPPDNWQLTLKILLENFAETLNIFSLFRNNQVINIKFLHTLYSIAIAFLTYQMIVAIRRQVRR
- a CDS encoding L-lactate permease translates to MDFLMAIIPILIVLAGMLFFSRSGVFMSVVGWITAALVAFLYFKTPMVVVIGASIYGIVKAFAITFAVAFTMLMIFIMKEAGALDEIVKTILSITKDKIQQTLFIGMGFGSLATSLGVVTPALFPPVFVALGFTPLAAVAISILCYDPLTSFALLSIPITLPAHVAWGPFGIRPPGIENVEHFIWSFTRHITLFLPVVSVGFAFMMLYFVGKWEALKKHWAGATVAGLVLSLTALFLAFIGILPVEVIGIISGFFTMLVSYFLYRKNGEGKLKIDAAFIKAISPWLLLFIFSLVTNYPPVKKFLANLLGSAEVIHIVGGKKIDLNILSHVYFWILVAVIISLPILKPSGEQLSRAFNVWIKRVWGPFIAYSLFFAVAFIMAWSGMEIVNGKLMPGANFKAMNMDLIIGRTIADLFGSFYPIVAPFLGLLGAFVGGSETASNVLFAKIQYGAVVSTIGAHAFMAVYGAHAVAGGIASAITPSKITNAAALVGLKGKDESQLLKTLIWPVFALTLFVGIMLQIIVAMSLK
- a CDS encoding amino acid-binding protein, encoding MRTKYAVKQISVFLENRRGRLVDVTKAFLDADINIRALFLADSSEFGILRLVVDNPEKAKAILVSKGFAANETEVFAVEVEDRPGGFYRVVKVLADNEIDVEYTYAYAGTSNKAILFFKVKNEEFDRAIEVLMENGQNLVEAVKFYE
- a CDS encoding phenylacetate--CoA ligase family protein, translating into MTLKKKDYIPKEELQALQLKRLKETVERVYHLVPFYRKKFEEAGVRPSDIKSLDDLKRLPFTTKQDLREHYPFGLFAVPLEQVVRIHSSSGTTGKPTVVGYTEHDLKIWTEVMVRTFLMADVNEKDVVHNAYGYGLFTGGLGFHYGAEALGASVVPASGGFTKRQLMLMKDFGATILCCTPSFALHLSEVAKEEGYDIQKDFKLRAGFFGAEPASPGLKKAVAESWGIQYVEAYGLSEIIGPGVAATCEHGSLHVFEDHFIPEVIDPETGKVLPEGEEGELVITTLTKQALPMIRYRTKDITVIHREPCKCGRTLVWIEGIKGRADDMLIVNGVNVFPSQVEHVITKVEGVTPNYVIVVDKKGVLDKLEVWVEVDERMLTDGVGTLENLKKKLEVELLNNLFINAKVKLVEPKTLERSMGKAKRIIDRRELNL
- a CDS encoding phenylacetate--CoA ligase family protein; this encodes MFQRRLETLDRELIEKIQLDRLKKTLRRIKEKNKKYWKKIGSPEPEDIKSLEDLKKLPFLTKEDLRQNYPFGLACGDQCEFIRFHMSSGTTGTPVVNPYTPADVEQWGEIMARCLSAAGLTYKDVLQITPSFGLFNGGFGFHYGAEKIGCFVVPIGPGRTLLQLKFLKDFKTTAIVGIASYPLRLIEVAKEEGFDFKETNLRIGIFGAEVWSEEIRRYIEREMGIESFDIIGMTETGGVGLGIDCKAHNGIHVWEDHYIVEIVDPETGEVLPDGEEGELVVTTLTREGLPLIRYRTRDITKVISRERCDCGRTHLRLARIKGRTDDMLKVKGVCFYPRQIEEVIMKYPEVLPNYQIIIGKVEGKDVVEVVIEADRQDQYLKERIEEEIYSLLGLHIEVTLKRRGEIPRSEGKAVRVKKFT
- a CDS encoding DcaP family trimeric outer membrane transporter, with the protein product MRRALLLGTVFVLSSSLPSLAASDYEVQQLREMIEQMRSELQQVKEENRKLREEIRSIKGRATSFKTAGAPSFKSKSGKSVDFYGYFKIDAAYSDSKAVGKDFILWALPETTNSNDDDFNLTFKHSRFGFDIKTKESDYDILGKIELDFYRTETNDIENTDPNKQVVRVRRAFVELKKDSWSVLAGLEWMLLTQLYPHLSNFPSGAFMGNIGYRIPQIRLTKWIETESGKITLQAAIDREFGQTTTPWYDTGSDSGLPDFQGRVVYDTSVNDAKIHFGLIGHVGKEQIDLADGGDKNLDTYSYGFEYKLGYGRFELSGKIWKGRNLDGWYTGGVAQGVLYVYDDGYFDTKYVTVDPNNGSKIKVANAKEIDAQGGWIELTTRISPKLIWRIGAGIDDPDNDDLKYNGQYVEGARLKNTMYYTNAFYKLTPSIGLMGEYLRVKTDYSTTDGTVNRYQGSILYFF
- a CDS encoding biotin--[acetyl-CoA-carboxylase] ligase, translating into MKLIFLEEVDSTNEYLKRVEFCHGLCVVAEKQTGGKGRRGKKWISEKGKGLYVSFMFSPISYQIASLSSLAFGVAVLNVLKTLDKRFYLKWPNDIYINGKKISGILPELLSDRLIIGIGINLNYTRDELSSLEVPATSLFAEKIPFDKHSILDKLILEVENYYELLKKKAFNVKEFEKNCPLIGKEVSVIEEHKQFNGIALGIDTNGCLVVEVEGKIRRLFSGNVSIRL